The Bacillus sp. B-jedd sequence AAACAAATAATAATTGCTGTTGCATCAGATTATATAGGGATTATAAAAATGACAAAAGATTAAGCTGCTGCTGATACAAATAAAACAACTGGTGCGATGAACTATGGAGCGTTTTAGACCATTTTTACTAAATTCCCTCTTGAATATATGGATCATGTTAGTTGAATAAACATACATGAAAATTCTAAAGGCACAAGTTGTGATGTATAATAATGGAAAGAGGGGGCGGTAGAATGGCTGTTTCTAGAATAGGTCTTTTTGTTTTATTATTATGTATTGCGTTATTATCTTCTTGCTCACAAAAAACTCATATATCTACAGGAGAAAGTGACAATTGGAAAATACAATATGAAGTAAAAAAATCAGGTGGGAAGTGCTCAAAACCTAGTGGTGAATCGTCTGGATACATTAAATATATTGGAAAATCAACTTTACCAGAAAGCATAGAGTATATCTTTTCAAATTCTATGGGGTCTGTTCCATTAGAGAAAGCCGGAGTTTTTACGCTACCTATTGGTTGTACTAATGCAATGGAACCGTCAGAGGTAATAATAAAATGGGACGGAAAAGCTGAAATAATTCCTTTATCGTTAAAATGAAATTTCTCAAAATCCTAAGCCCGACGAGTGTGTTGTTTTAAGGTAGGAATAGCCGCTTTTTTGGTTAATTCTTTATTCAACATAAAGGGCAGGATAGTCGAATAAGAAGTTAGCTCAAAAACCAAATTATTACTTATATCGTAGCGCTAAAATGAATTGTATGATTGGATTCAGAAGGACCGATATACCTAGGGCTATTAGTAAAAAAACATTTCCGAATCCGTCGTCTTTTTGATAATAATTTAAATCTATTAAATATAGTGCCAGCAAAACAACAGTCATAATATCATAGCTAATTTTTGAACTTTTGTATTTGATTTGTTTTCCTAATTCATCTTTTTGAACTTTTATATCTGTTCCCCAAGTAACTAATTGAATCCAACCTAAAAATACCATAACTGCAATCATCACATGTACTACCGAAAGTTGTGAATTGTTTTGAACCAGCTCTTCATAAATATAGCTGGCCAAATAAAACGTAACAATTAAATGTAAAACAACTAAAGCAACTCCACGATTTTTTAATAAATTCATGTCTACTTCCTCCCTACGCCCTTATGAATAAATAGTTCATCTACAGTAACCTCTAATGATTCCGCTAACAAAAAAGCTAAAGATAAACTGGGGTCATACTTGTTATTCTCAATCGCATTAATCGTTTGTCTAGAAACGTCACACATGGTTGCTAGTTCTTCCTGCGATATTTTTTTGGCTTTTCTAAGCTCCTTTATCAGATTCTCCATAAGTCACCGCCAAGTCAAAATGTCAAACTTATTTGACATTATTGTATGATTATTAGGGTATAATGTCAAACGTTTTTTACATTTTATCTTTAAGTGTTAGGAAAAAATAGAGTATTTCATAAAGGGGGAAGTATATTGACATACTGGGATACCGAGATTATTGATACCCCGCGTGGAACTTTTGAAATATTTACAAAAGGGAAAGGTACTCCTGTTTGTATTACCCATCACTACTCTGAATTTAATAATACGGGGGATTATTTTGCTGAAACTTTTACAGACGACAATAAGGTAATTCTGGTGAATTTAAAAGGTACTGGTAACTCGAGTCAAGCGAATGAAGCTCATGAATTAAGTATGTTGGATGCTGTTTATGATCTTGAAGCCATTAGAAGTGCTTTAGGTCTGTCATCCTGGGTATTTGCGGGGCATTCAACTGGAGGGATGATCGGGGTCCTTTATGGCATTCACTTTCCTGAATCATTAAATTCATTGATTCTTGTTGGTTCAGCCGCAAGAAAGTATAACGTATCTCCGCTGTGTATCTATCATACTGAACACCCCCAATTCGATCTAATGCAAAATTATATACAGCTCTTGAAACAGTCAGATCTTTGTCCGATTGAAAGACACCGATTAACAGAAGAAAGAACAAAACTGTCTTTATATCGTCCCGAACAATATAAAGATTACTTTTCATTAACAATAAACAAAGGGTTGTCTGCTTCAAGATTGAATTTTTTTGCCAGGGAAGCAGCTATCTTTGACATAACCAGGGAGTTAGGACAAATCTCCACTCGGACATTAATTCTTTGTGGGAAATACGATGTCCAATGCCCTGTTTCATTCTCAATTGAAATGAATGAACTGATTCCAAATTCACATTTAGTAGTTTTTGAAGAAAGCAATCATTATCCTTTTCTCGAAGAAGGTCCGTTATTTCGTGAAGTTACAAATAACTTTCTCAAGCAAATATCTAATTCTAATTGAATGGTAGGTAAGTTGAAGTCGGAAGTATAAACTCTTAACAGCAGGAATTTATAAACAGGAGAGGTATATTAGATCGAATTACCTATTGGAGGGGAATTTAAACTTGGAAAAAACTCAAGTAATGGTTAATTTCAGCCCGTATGGAGATAGTTTCCCTTTAGAACATGTAACAGAATCATTGGGAATTAACCCAACCCAAACCTATAAAATGGGCGATCTCATTGTAAGGCCCTATAATCCAAATGTTATCACAACAAAACCTATTTATCGAAAGGAAACGGTTTGGGATTTAAGTACAGGGTACCAAGAGTCCTGGGATGTGAAGAACCAAATGGACCAAATTTTAGAACCTCTAAAAGATAAAGCACCTATAATTAATCAGTTAAAAGCTGAATACAACCTTGAATGTAAATTATTCATCGTCATTATTGTTGAAAATGGAAAGACACCTGCTTTTTATCTCAATAACGAACAAATTGAATTTGCAAATAGTATAAAAGCTGAATTTGATATTGATTTGTATGCAAATCCATTTGAATCGGTATTCACTACTAAATAAGCAGAAAGCGGCATTTTTGGTTATATGATTACCAGGGGCAGGGAAGCTAAATAAAATTAGGATTAATAACGAATACAAGGGGATAAGTTTATGAAACGGTTCATAACATTGTTAATTGTAGCTGCTATTTTTGTTGGAATAGGAGTTTTTTATTACACAAACCTAGATAAACACTATCACAGCTTGAAAGAATTTTATGATTTCCCTGTTCCCAATAATGTGACATTAGAAAATGAAAGTGAGAAGGCTAAAAATTATATATGGGAACAATCATCAGGTACAGAAGTTCCAATCAGTTATCGCTTAGTTATTAGAAAGAATGGCTGGAAAGAAGTAGAGAAAGACGGTCATAATTCTATTTACGAAAAGAATGGCCAAGTAATAATACTTGCTGTTGCATCAGATTATATAGGGATTATAAAAATGACAAAAGATTAAGCCATTCAACTAATTACCTTTTTTGCAACGCTATTACCATTTTTATGTTACTAAATTCCTAGTCCATAAGAGGTGGGCAGATGAAGAATAATATTGCCTTACAATTGCCAGTCTACACAAATACTCATGATGCATTTCCAATCCCTATAGGTGATAAATACGATTATTGGTTGCCGTTGGCTGAAGGATTTTTATCTAAAGCGAACGCAATTGAAGTGCATTGCTGGAACGAAGAGAAGGAGATCAGTGAAGAGCTGGTGACCCTGCATAAAGAGGCATTTCAGGTTGAGAAGGAAGAAAATCTGACAATCTTTAAAGGCAGTAAAACAACTGCCATAACGGAGTATTTGCTAAATGATTTTGCAAGTGAGAATGGAAGATTCAAGTGGTTCACTGTTAATTTCTTAATGGATGAGGAAACCCTTTTTCATTCAGGACACTGGGCTACAGAATTGTTCATGCCAAACCTTTCAGATGAAGAGATTGAATTTATTAAGAGTGTCATTCCTGAGGGAACGAATTTGCACATATATTAGGGAAATGATTGTAAATGGCCAGTTTAAAGCAGGAGCAGCAAATCTCTGAGTGCTGAAATGATTGGTCATACTATTTACAAGTCCTTTTTTTCGTATATAATAAAAAAATCGCGAATAACAAAATCCGCCTTTTGGCGGTAGAGGTTCTAGCTACCCTCTTTAAAAAACTAAGGAAACAGCACTGCTTTCTTTAGGCGTGCTGTTTTTTTGTTGGAAGGAGAAAGAAAACGTTGAAGAGTGAAAAGGCGGTAGTCGTATTTAGTGGGGGACAGGATAGTACCACGTGCCTGTTTTGGGCGATGGAGCAATTTGCAGAGGTTATTGCTGTAACGTTTGACTATAACCAGCGGCACATTACTGAAATCGGGTGCGCAAAAAATATTACGAAGGAGCTTGGCATTCGCCATCATATCCTCGATATGAGCCTGTTGAATCAGCTCGCTCCGAATGCGTTGACCCGGGAAGACATCGAAGTGAAAGATGGGGAAGGCGGCGGCCTGCCGAACACATTTGTGCCAGGGAGGAATTTGCTGTTCATGTCGTTTGCCGGGGTGCTGGCAAGCCAAGTTGGCGCAAAGCATATTGTTACAGGTGTATGCGAAACGGATTTCAGCGGCTATCCGGACTGCCGTGATATTTTCGTGAAGTCGCTTAACGTCACTCTTAATCTATCAATGGATCAAAGCTTTGTCATTCACACGCCATTGATGTGGCTGAACAAGGCAGAGACTTGGAAACTTGCGGATGAGCTTGGAGCTTTCGAGTATGTACGCGAAAAGACGCTTACTTGCTATAACGGAATCATCTCGGACGGCTGCGGTGATTGCCCTGCCTGCAAGCTAAGGAAAAAAGGCCTGGATGACTATCTGGCAGAACGGCAGGGGATGTAATGATGTACGGATTCAGGATTGTCGATAAATTGCAAAAAATAGATGTGGATATAAGGCGTGACCAATTGAAGTACCATTCGAAACGAGTGCTTGTCAGCAAGGAGTTCACCTTCGATTCGGCGCATCATTTGCATGAGTACGAAGGTAAATGTAAAAACCTCCATGGCCATACATACAAGGTCGTGTTCGGAATCAGTGGTTTTGTTGACGGCCGCGGGTTGATGATCGATTTCGGGGACATAAAGGAAATTTGGAAAAATGAAATTGAGATATTTCTTGATCATAAATATTTGAACGAAACGCTTCCGCCAATGAATACGACAGCAGAAAATATTGTTGTGTGGATTTATGAAAAAATGGCTGAAGCGCTGCAACAGGGCGATCGTGGAATTCAGTACGATGGTGCGCGGGTTGAATTCGTCCGTCTCTATGAAACTCCGACCAGCTATGCGGAAGCGAGAAGGGAGTGGATGGAGGTTGAATAAGATACCGGTTATGGAAATCTTCGGTCCGACCATTCAAGGAGAAGGGATGGTGATGGGGCGCAAAAGTATGTTCGTCCGGACTGCCGGATGTGATTACAAGTGCTCCTGGTGCGATTCTTCTTTTACTTGGGACGGGTCTAAAAAAGATAAAATTAGAATGATGGCACCTGCCGAAGTTTTTCAAGAGCTTAAGGGACTTGGCGGGGAAAATTTCAACCATGTAACGATTACGGGAGGGAACCCGGCTTTGATTGGTGAGCCGATGAAGGAGTTCATTGAGCTTCTGCATCAATCTGATATCGAAGTAGGTTTGGAGACTCAGGGAAGCAGATGGCAGGACTGGTTTACCCTTGTTGACGACTTAACGATTTCTCCTAAACCGCCCAGCAGCGGGATGAATCCGGATCTTGAGCTTTTGGACGATATAGTGCGGAATTTAGTTCATGTTAAAACGAATTTTTCCCTTAAGGTTGTTGTTTTTGATGATGTAGATTTTGATTTTGCAAAGATGCTGAATAGCCGGTATATGGAATATAACGTCCTATGTTATCTTTCGGTCGGCAATGATAACCCTGGGGAGGAGGGCGATATTTCAAGTCGGTTGCTTCATTCATTGGACTGGCTGTGGGGCAAAGTCCTCGGCGATCCTGAAATGAACAATGTGCGCCCTTTGCCACAGCTTCATGCCTTAGTCTGGTCGAACAAGCGAGGGGTGTAAAGTAGGAAACAATCAGATTACCATCAAAATAGTGAAATTTTGGTTTAATCCTTATAAAAACTTGGAATTCTTCCCAAACTATTAGTAGCACAATTATTACATTTGATCTATTCTTCAAAATGTAGGAATGAAGTATAAAAATCAGCTCTAATTTCTAGGAGGAAGACCCCATGAATGGACGGGAAATCAAAGCTCAAAAACGAGGATGGATTCCTAAGAAGGAACGGATTTGGTTTTTCTTGGCGATTGTTATTGCTGCTTTGATCATTCTATTTGGTTTTAGATTCCTTCAACAGCTTTCATTAACCTCTCTGGACAGC is a genomic window containing:
- a CDS encoding helix-turn-helix transcriptional regulator, with the protein product MENLIKELRKAKKISQEELATMCDVSRQTINAIENNKYDPSLSLAFLLAESLEVTVDELFIHKGVGRK
- a CDS encoding alpha/beta fold hydrolase: MTYWDTEIIDTPRGTFEIFTKGKGTPVCITHHYSEFNNTGDYFAETFTDDNKVILVNLKGTGNSSQANEAHELSMLDAVYDLEAIRSALGLSSWVFAGHSTGGMIGVLYGIHFPESLNSLILVGSAARKYNVSPLCIYHTEHPQFDLMQNYIQLLKQSDLCPIERHRLTEERTKLSLYRPEQYKDYFSLTINKGLSASRLNFFAREAAIFDITRELGQISTRTLILCGKYDVQCPVSFSIEMNELIPNSHLVVFEESNHYPFLEEGPLFREVTNNFLKQISNSN
- a CDS encoding DUF4279 domain-containing protein, which translates into the protein MEKTQVMVNFSPYGDSFPLEHVTESLGINPTQTYKMGDLIVRPYNPNVITTKPIYRKETVWDLSTGYQESWDVKNQMDQILEPLKDKAPIINQLKAEYNLECKLFIVIIVENGKTPAFYLNNEQIEFANSIKAEFDIDLYANPFESVFTTK
- the queD gene encoding 6-carboxytetrahydropterin synthase QueD translates to MYGFRIVDKLQKIDVDIRRDQLKYHSKRVLVSKEFTFDSAHHLHEYEGKCKNLHGHTYKVVFGISGFVDGRGLMIDFGDIKEIWKNEIEIFLDHKYLNETLPPMNTTAENIVVWIYEKMAEALQQGDRGIQYDGARVEFVRLYETPTSYAEARREWMEVE
- the queE gene encoding 7-carboxy-7-deazaguanine synthase QueE, translating into MNKIPVMEIFGPTIQGEGMVMGRKSMFVRTAGCDYKCSWCDSSFTWDGSKKDKIRMMAPAEVFQELKGLGGENFNHVTITGGNPALIGEPMKEFIELLHQSDIEVGLETQGSRWQDWFTLVDDLTISPKPPSSGMNPDLELLDDIVRNLVHVKTNFSLKVVVFDDVDFDFAKMLNSRYMEYNVLCYLSVGNDNPGEEGDISSRLLHSLDWLWGKVLGDPEMNNVRPLPQLHALVWSNKRGV